The segment CCTTGCGGTCGGCTTCGAGGAGGCCAACGGCATCTTCTACGAAGAGGCCTCGGCCGAGCAGATCCGCCACATGCCCCCGACGAAGATGAACGAGGCGAAGACGATCGACGCCGACATCATCGTCCTGGCGCCCGGGAACACCCGCTGCCTGTCCCACATCCCGCCGCGGAAGATCGCCGACCGCCGCAAGGCGATCAAGCCGATCTCCGAAGTGCTCCTGCGGCGCGTGCGCTGGGTGCTGACCAACTTTCCCACCGAGGCGCTGGCGCAGGAGACCGACCGGTCGCTGGCGGAGTACGAAAAGCTGTATTACAGCGCCGTGGAGCAGGACTGGGGAGCGATGGCGAGGATGTTCGCCCGGGCGAAGCGGATCCTCGAGAAGGCCGACAAGGTCCGGATCGTGGGGAAGGAGACCGACCTCTCCTTCTCGATCCGCAGGCGCATCGCCATCCCGTGCGCAGGCGAATACAACATGCCCGACGGGGAGATCTTCACGGCGCCGGTGGAGACCTCGACGGAAGGGAAGATCTATTTCGAGTTCCCCGCGATCGCCGGAGGGAGGGAGGTCGGGGGGATCCGCCTCGTGTTCCGCAAGGGGCGCGTGGTCGAGGCGTCTGCGGACAAGAACGAGGAGTACCTCAAGGAGATGCTCGCGGCCGACCGGGGCGCCTCCGTCCTCGGCGAGTTCGGCATCGGGGCGAACGCGGGCGTGACATCCTTCACCCGGGACATCCTCCTCGACGAGAAGATGGGGGGGACGATCCACCTGGCGATCGGCCGGTCCTACCCGGAATCCGGCGGGAAAAACGACTCGGCGGTCCACTGGGACATGATCAAGGACCTGCGGACGCAGGGGGAGCTTTACCTCGACGGGAAGCCTGTCCTCCGCTCCGGCGTCCTGTTCGGCAGGACCCCGAGGGGGATGAAGCGCCGGGGGGATTGATCCCGCGGAAAACCGTGCCGGGCTTTCGCTGCATCTTAACGGTCCGGAAGGAAATTTCACGGGACCGGGAAGGAGGAGGTCGGCATGCTGAAGCGGCTGGTGGAGACGTCCGACGACGTGACCGCCCTGGTCGTGCGGCTGGCGTTGGGCATCGTGATCTTCCCCCATGGAGCTCAGAAGGCGCTCGGGTGGTTCGGGGGGTACGGGTTCGCCGGGACCCTCGATTTCTTCACGGGAAAAATGGGAATCCCCACGATATTCGCGCTTCTGGCAATCGCGGCGGAGTTTCTCGGGAGCCT is part of the Thermodesulfobacteriota bacterium genome and harbors:
- a CDS encoding aminopeptidase translates to MGSEARLRRLAAVLVKHSVKAKKGEIVRVSTTELGRPLALAVYREVLRAGAHPLLAVGFEEANGIFYEEASAEQIRHMPPTKMNEAKTIDADIIVLAPGNTRCLSHIPPRKIADRRKAIKPISEVLLRRVRWVLTNFPTEALAQETDRSLAEYEKLYYSAVEQDWGAMARMFARAKRILEKADKVRIVGKETDLSFSIRRRIAIPCAGEYNMPDGEIFTAPVETSTEGKIYFEFPAIAGGREVGGIRLVFRKGRVVEASADKNEEYLKEMLAADRGASVLGEFGIGANAGVTSFTRDILLDEKMGGTIHLAIGRSYPESGGKNDSAVHWDMIKDLRTQGELYLDGKPVLRSGVLFGRTPRGMKRRGD